In one Dehalococcoidia bacterium genomic region, the following are encoded:
- a CDS encoding phage portal protein: MAQNFSPAELSQRDGERMRGYKALLDFYEGHQWCARPSVEKRLTFNYARVVIDKLTSYLMGGMRVRAISSVGASGRTPAGGDGEAARAQAALDRISHDNNLQQLDFDTELDCAVLGDGAYKVIWDSETGEIRVTSPDVQGLYGWWRTDDVSRLCKVASRYSLPSVDAQTLYGVKTRGKSCLVTEVWTDETFELWCDNALVERKPNPCGAIPFIIFPNLRQPKRCWGMSDIPQLMEPQRELNRALSQLSHILELSGNPIAVLENVEQSEDIAVRPGAVWNLPEEAKAYLLDLLQGGGVGLHISYIEMLYRTLHDMAESPRAAFGGTGRDISGVALEIELQPLLQKIWRKRLIREPVYRRRAEMILRLLSKYKGEDYENLNIEVVWAPVLPRDIASVVKSEETLVQSGIHSRRRAMAEVGVTDPESEFARWLDERSAILKMNKEMNVRPKPGTE; this comes from the coding sequence ATGGCACAAAACTTTAGTCCTGCCGAGCTTTCACAGCGCGACGGCGAGCGCATGAGGGGCTACAAAGCGCTGCTCGATTTCTACGAGGGACATCAGTGGTGCGCCAGGCCGTCGGTTGAAAAACGGCTCACCTTCAACTATGCGCGCGTGGTGATAGACAAGCTGACCTCTTACCTCATGGGAGGGATGAGGGTGCGCGCCATATCAAGTGTAGGGGCGTCCGGCCGGACGCCCGCCGGAGGGGACGGGGAGGCCGCCAGAGCTCAAGCCGCTCTCGACCGCATCTCGCATGACAACAACCTGCAGCAACTGGATTTCGATACAGAGCTCGACTGCGCCGTGCTGGGCGACGGGGCATATAAAGTCATCTGGGACAGCGAGACGGGCGAAATTAGAGTCACCTCCCCTGACGTGCAGGGTCTTTACGGGTGGTGGAGAACCGACGACGTCTCGCGCCTCTGCAAAGTCGCATCGAGGTACTCTCTGCCCTCCGTTGACGCCCAAACGCTGTATGGAGTCAAAACCAGGGGCAAATCGTGCCTCGTCACCGAGGTGTGGACGGATGAAACCTTCGAGCTGTGGTGCGACAACGCCCTGGTCGAACGCAAGCCCAATCCCTGTGGAGCCATCCCTTTCATTATTTTCCCCAACCTGCGCCAGCCCAAGCGCTGCTGGGGTATGTCGGACATTCCGCAACTGATGGAGCCGCAGCGCGAACTGAATCGCGCACTTTCCCAGCTTTCGCACATCCTGGAGCTATCCGGCAACCCCATCGCCGTGCTGGAAAATGTGGAGCAGAGCGAGGACATAGCCGTGAGGCCAGGCGCGGTGTGGAACCTGCCTGAGGAGGCCAAGGCATATCTTTTAGACCTGCTGCAGGGCGGCGGGGTGGGGCTGCACATCAGCTATATCGAGATGCTCTACCGCACGCTGCACGACATGGCCGAATCGCCCAGGGCGGCCTTCGGCGGCACCGGGCGCGACATTTCCGGCGTGGCGCTGGAGATAGAACTCCAGCCGCTTTTGCAAAAAATCTGGCGCAAAAGACTCATCCGCGAGCCGGTGTACCGCCGCCGCGCCGAGATGATACTGAGGCTGCTCTCCAAATACAAAGGCGAGGACTACGAAAACCTCAATATCGAGGTGGTGTGGGCACCGGTGCTGCCGCGCGACATCGCCAGCGTGGTGAAGAGCGAGGAAACGCTGGTGCAGAGCGGCATCCACTCGCGCCGCAGGGCCATGGCCGAGGTTGGCGTGACCGATCCGGAAAGCGAGTTCGCGCGCTGGCTGGATGAAAGGAGCGCCATCCTCAAGATGAATAAAGAGATGAACGTGCGTCCGAAGCCGGGGACAGAGTGA
- a CDS encoding phage major capsid protein has translation MALTLAEASKLSNDMLMQGVVETIVKESPVLQSLPFVEIVGNGLTYNQEKTLPTIDFYDVGDTWNESTPTFEQLTAQLKIMGGDADVDNYLKTTRSNVQDLQAAIIELKAKALRQKFEDTFIYGDTAVSAKQFDGLRKLINTGVPGAQVIAMSASGAALTLDKLDELIDAVKGGKPDLLLMSRRTRRKINALVRAAGGMMETNRDQWGNFVQLWNGIPLGVNDWIKDTHAVAGSVETATTGGTSSTVYALQLGEGALCGLSSPGFIQVENVGSLETKDASRTRVKWYTALALFSAVKAAALIGVQD, from the coding sequence ATGGCACTGACACTAGCCGAGGCATCCAAGCTATCCAACGACATGCTCATGCAGGGGGTGGTGGAGACCATCGTCAAAGAATCGCCGGTGCTGCAGAGCCTGCCCTTCGTGGAAATAGTGGGAAACGGATTGACCTACAACCAGGAAAAGACGCTGCCGACAATCGATTTTTACGACGTGGGCGATACCTGGAACGAGTCCACGCCCACCTTCGAGCAGCTCACAGCACAGCTCAAAATCATGGGCGGCGACGCCGACGTGGACAACTATCTCAAAACCACGCGTTCCAACGTGCAGGACTTGCAGGCGGCCATCATCGAGCTTAAAGCCAAGGCGCTGCGGCAGAAGTTCGAGGACACGTTCATTTACGGCGATACGGCCGTGAGCGCCAAGCAGTTCGACGGCCTGAGGAAGCTCATCAATACCGGGGTCCCCGGCGCGCAGGTCATCGCCATGAGCGCCAGCGGCGCCGCGCTGACACTGGACAAGCTGGATGAGCTTATCGACGCCGTCAAGGGCGGCAAGCCCGACCTGCTGCTGATGAGCCGCCGCACGCGCCGCAAGATCAACGCGCTGGTGAGGGCGGCCGGCGGCATGATGGAGACCAACCGCGACCAGTGGGGCAACTTCGTGCAGCTATGGAACGGCATCCCGCTGGGCGTGAACGACTGGATAAAGGACACGCATGCCGTCGCCGGCAGCGTGGAGACGGCCACTACGGGCGGCACCTCCTCGACGGTCTATGCCCTGCAACTGGGAGAGGGCGCGCTGTGCGGCCTGTCCAGCCCCGGCTTCATCCAGGTGGAGAACGTCGGCTCGCTGGAGACCAAGGACGCCAGCCGCACGCGGGTCAAGTGGTACACGGCACTGGCGCTTTTCAGCGCCGTCAAGGCGGCCGCGCTCATCGGCGTGCAGGACTAA